A single Aerosakkonema funiforme FACHB-1375 DNA region contains:
- a CDS encoding GGDEF domain-containing response regulator translates to MLEQPQIPNHQLQIELSICQANKNTILIIDDAISNLEFLREILINLDFKLLFATNSETAIYQAEYYQPNLILLDTTSPIIDGFETCRQLKLNKLTKNISVVLMTEKAETECKIKSFKLGAVDYITKPILPAELLARVTTHLTIQNLQKQLEEQNVRLQKQMETERLIASMQERIRKSLNLEEILNTTVNEVRQFLQTDRVIIYQFKSKHSGFVAVESVSPEWTSVLENASIDSYITENLFNFYREREDKDIKNIYPGEFNRCYVDLLTRFQVKSDLVVTIRQGEELWGLLIALQCSRSRQWQQVEIDLLKQFVTQVGIAIQQAQLYEELKMANRKLRRIANLDSLTQLANRRRFNAYLNQEWRRLQIEESDEFNFCKSALPLSLILCDVDFFKLYNDTYGHLAGDFCLQQIAQAIQAAVNRPGALVARYGGEELAVILPNTKPRDAFYLAEQIRRRVKALKISHTRSPIRQYVTLSLGVASTVPSDVSSPAKLVVAADKALYKAKKQGRDRTYIIGLEDCRCSH, encoded by the coding sequence ATGCTAGAACAACCTCAAATCCCCAATCATCAACTTCAAATCGAACTTAGCATTTGTCAGGCTAATAAAAATACGATTTTAATTATCGACGATGCTATTAGTAATTTAGAATTTTTGCGCGAAATTCTCATCAATTTAGATTTTAAGCTATTGTTTGCGACCAATAGCGAAACAGCTATTTATCAAGCCGAATATTACCAACCAAATCTTATACTTTTGGATACAACATCACCAATTATTGACGGCTTTGAAACTTGTCGTCAGTTAAAATTAAATAAACTTACTAAAAACATCTCTGTGGTCTTGATGACTGAAAAAGCAGAAACGGAATGCAAAATTAAAAGCTTTAAACTTGGAGCGGTTGATTATATTACAAAACCCATACTGCCAGCAGAACTTTTAGCTAGAGTTACAACCCACCTAACTATCCAGAACCTGCAAAAGCAACTGGAAGAGCAAAATGTACGCCTGCAAAAGCAGATGGAGACAGAGCGGTTGATTGCTTCTATGCAAGAGCGTATCCGTAAATCTTTGAACTTAGAAGAAATTCTCAATACAACTGTAAATGAAGTACGGCAGTTTCTCCAAACGGATCGCGTGATTATCTACCAATTTAAATCTAAGCACAGCGGATTTGTAGCTGTAGAATCTGTTAGCCCAGAATGGACATCTGTTTTAGAAAACGCAAGTATAGATTCCTACATTACAGAAAACTTATTCAATTTTTATAGAGAAAGAGAGGATAAAGACATAAAAAATATTTATCCAGGTGAATTTAACCGTTGCTATGTTGACTTATTAACTCGTTTTCAAGTCAAATCAGACTTAGTAGTTACGATCCGGCAGGGAGAAGAATTATGGGGATTGCTGATCGCTCTTCAGTGTTCGCGCTCGCGACAGTGGCAGCAAGTAGAAATAGATTTACTCAAGCAATTTGTTACGCAAGTGGGAATAGCTATTCAACAAGCTCAACTTTACGAAGAATTGAAGATGGCAAATCGAAAATTGCGTCGCATTGCCAATTTAGATAGCCTGACGCAGCTAGCAAATCGCCGTCGATTTAATGCTTACCTAAATCAAGAATGGCGGCGTTTGCAAATAGAAGAATCTGACGAATTCAACTTTTGTAAGAGCGCATTGCCTTTGTCTTTAATTCTTTGCGATGTCGATTTTTTTAAACTTTACAATGACACTTACGGACATCTAGCAGGAGACTTCTGTTTGCAGCAAATCGCCCAAGCTATTCAAGCAGCGGTGAATCGTCCGGGTGCTTTGGTAGCTCGTTACGGGGGAGAAGAATTGGCGGTAATTTTGCCAAACACAAAGCCAAGGGATGCGTTTTACTTAGCCGAACAAATCCGCAGAAGAGTAAAAGCGTTGAAAATCAGTCATACCAGATCCCCAATCCGCCAGTACGTTACTCTTAGTTTGGGGGTTGCTAGCACGGTTCCCAGTGATGTATCTTCGCCTGCAAAGCTAGTAGTTGCGGCTGATAAAGCTCTCTATAAAGCGAAAAAGCAGGGTCGCGATCGCACTTATATAATAGGGCTGGAAGACTGCCGCTGCTCGCATTAA
- a CDS encoding coiled-coil domain-containing protein yields the protein MTPTPNNENRRVRWTDEMLDSLATDVSELRESVSEMRESISEMRESISEMRESISELRESFSEVRESVSEVRDSIDGLRITAQALLQVAAQQQQENEARKAEIAEWKEESNRRFYTLLEEVRYLTRKVDRNNGESQE from the coding sequence ATGACACCAACTCCAAATAATGAAAACAGAAGGGTTAGATGGACAGATGAAATGCTGGACAGTTTAGCTACTGATGTTTCGGAACTAAGAGAAAGCGTTTCGGAAATGCGAGAAAGTATCTCGGAAATGCGAGAAAGTATCTCGGAAATGCGAGAAAGTATCTCGGAACTAAGAGAAAGTTTTTCTGAAGTCAGAGAAAGTGTTTCTGAAGTTCGAGATAGCATAGATGGGCTGAGAATTACAGCGCAAGCATTGTTACAGGTAGCAGCGCAGCAACAGCAAGAGAATGAAGCTAGAAAAGCTGAAATAGCAGAGTGGAAAGAGGAAAGCAATCGCCGGTTTTATACATTATTGGAGGAAGTGCGTTATTTAACTAGAAAAGTCGATCGTAATAATGGGGAAAGTCAGGAATAA
- a CDS encoding hemolysin family protein, translated as MVTAFVLVSVAERGLSQVSFLTWPDTVLRLLSVLLLITINAFFVTAEFSIVSVRRSRINHLVDSGDAQARAVQHLQQSIDRLLSTTQLGITLSSLALGWIGESTMAVLVANWMAHLPLPEKMSIAIAHTLAVPMAFLSIAYLQIVLGELCPKTVAMLYSEQLARILAPLSLAIARFFKPFIWILNQSTRLLLRLVGIRYTGQGWKPPVTPEELQRIITTSSESTGLEAEERELLRNVFEFGDVLAGEVMVPRTSIAAIPSTATFHTLLNEIAATGHSRYPVMGESLDDIRGYIDFIELAEPLAQGILTLETPIQQWIRPVRFVPEYTPLSELLAMMQRSHQSIVMVVDEFGGTAGLLTLNDLIAEIIGDSGELDSNEEVIVQSLDEQTFLVQAQMNLEELNDLLDLNLPLIYEYQTLGGFILYQLQKIPNPGETLQYKNLEFTVVSTEGPRLHQIRIRRLEASPDFLQHSNRYDSSEQKAIAPDNDSRTNNSNTDL; from the coding sequence ATGGTTACCGCCTTTGTGCTTGTCTCGGTCGCTGAGCGGGGATTAAGTCAAGTTTCTTTCCTAACGTGGCCAGACACCGTGCTGCGGTTATTGTCGGTGCTGCTGCTCATTACAATCAATGCTTTTTTTGTTACCGCTGAGTTTTCCATAGTCTCGGTGCGTCGATCGCGCATCAACCATTTGGTAGATTCTGGCGATGCCCAGGCTAGAGCAGTACAACACCTGCAACAAAGTATCGATCGCCTTCTCTCTACAACCCAACTCGGTATCACTCTCTCCAGTTTGGCTTTAGGCTGGATTGGCGAAAGTACAATGGCAGTCCTGGTGGCGAACTGGATGGCGCACCTGCCTCTACCGGAAAAGATGAGTATTGCGATCGCCCATACTCTAGCCGTACCGATGGCTTTTTTGTCGATCGCCTACTTGCAGATTGTTTTGGGAGAACTTTGCCCCAAAACCGTCGCCATGCTTTACTCCGAGCAATTAGCAAGAATTTTAGCACCCCTGAGTCTGGCGATCGCCCGCTTTTTCAAACCCTTTATCTGGATTCTCAATCAATCCACCCGCTTGCTGTTGCGACTTGTGGGTATCCGCTACACAGGACAAGGTTGGAAACCGCCTGTTACCCCAGAAGAATTGCAACGGATTATCACCACCTCCAGCGAATCCACCGGACTGGAAGCAGAAGAACGAGAACTGCTGCGAAACGTATTTGAATTTGGCGATGTCTTGGCTGGAGAAGTGATGGTTCCCCGCACCAGCATAGCGGCTATTCCCAGCACCGCCACCTTCCATACACTCTTGAACGAAATCGCCGCCACAGGACACTCTCGCTATCCCGTCATGGGAGAATCCCTGGATGACATTCGCGGCTACATTGACTTCATCGAACTAGCCGAACCTTTAGCCCAAGGTATCTTGACTCTGGAAACACCAATTCAGCAGTGGATTCGCCCAGTCAGATTTGTACCAGAATATACTCCCTTGAGCGAATTATTGGCAATGATGCAGCGATCGCACCAATCAATAGTAATGGTAGTCGATGAGTTTGGCGGCACCGCTGGCTTGCTTACCCTCAACGATCTGATTGCCGAAATCATTGGCGATAGTGGCGAATTAGATAGTAACGAAGAAGTAATTGTCCAAAGTTTGGACGAGCAAACTTTTCTGGTACAAGCGCAGATGAACTTAGAGGAACTCAACGATCTTTTAGATTTGAATTTGCCTCTTATCTACGAGTATCAAACTTTAGGTGGTTTTATCCTTTACCAGCTGCAAAAAATTCCCAATCCAGGAGAAACTTTACAGTATAAAAATCTGGAATTTACGGTTGTTTCTACTGAAGGGCCGCGCTTGCATCAAATTCGCATTCGACGCCTAGAAGCCTCACCGGATTTTCTGCAACACAGCAATAGATATGACTCCTCAGAACAAAAAGCGATCGCACCAGACAATGACAGCCGCACCAACAACTCAAACACCGACCTTTAG
- the pyrE gene encoding orotate phosphoribosyltransferase, with translation MTSGIKQSGDLAVISVTSDLSTLRQQLLDLFCQLAYKEGDFLLSSGQRSTYYINGKLVTLHPHGALAIGRILLSMLPTDTEAVAGLTLGADPIVSAVSVVSAYENRPIPALIIRKEAKGHGTKAYIEGPELPQGAKVVVLEDVVTTGGSALKAVERLRDAGYVVEEVISLVDRKQGGAELYQSVGLKFEAVFAIGEIQERYKQLKV, from the coding sequence ATGACCAGTGGAATCAAACAGTCAGGCGATTTAGCTGTTATTTCGGTGACTTCGGATCTCTCGACGCTGCGCCAGCAACTTCTAGATTTATTCTGCCAACTGGCTTATAAAGAAGGCGATTTTCTTCTCTCTTCCGGTCAGCGTAGCACTTATTACATTAATGGTAAATTGGTAACGCTGCATCCTCACGGAGCTTTGGCGATCGGACGTATTTTGTTATCGATGTTACCTACGGATACTGAGGCAGTAGCAGGTTTGACTTTGGGTGCAGATCCGATCGTCTCTGCCGTCAGTGTAGTTTCTGCTTATGAAAATCGTCCAATTCCGGCTTTGATTATCCGCAAAGAAGCCAAAGGACACGGTACGAAAGCATACATCGAAGGCCCGGAATTACCGCAAGGTGCAAAAGTGGTGGTTTTGGAAGATGTGGTGACGACTGGCGGTTCGGCGCTGAAGGCAGTTGAGCGACTGCGAGATGCGGGATATGTGGTTGAGGAAGTGATTTCGCTGGTGGATAGAAAACAGGGTGGTGCTGAGTTATACCAATCTGTTGGGTTGAAGTTTGAGGCGGTGTTTGCGATCGGGGAGATTCAGGAGAGATATAAGCAATTGAAAGTTTAA
- a CDS encoding SGNH/GDSL hydrolase family protein: protein MKLALLILAVVVGLLLLFELGLRLLFGFGNPPIYVADEQIGYLLAPNQRTRRFGNRIEINQYSMRGSDISKERSASTLRVLLLGDSIANGGWWTDRDYVISETIAAQLRSSVLGNKFNQIEVLNASANSWGPRNELAYIERFGTFGAQVVVLLINTDDLFATAPTSIQVGRDRNYPERKPVLALAEVFGRYVLPAPQLPELATVNAEEGDRVSRNLAAIEKIQAIARQSNSHFLLAMTPLLREVGSPGPRDYELKERQRLTDFTQSRQIIYIDFLPLFNSAQLAEPLYRDHIHLSPQGNRLVSESIGRKILDFQI from the coding sequence GTGAAGTTAGCGCTGCTAATTTTGGCTGTTGTGGTAGGGTTGTTACTCCTGTTTGAACTGGGACTGCGTTTGCTGTTTGGTTTCGGCAATCCTCCAATTTATGTTGCTGATGAGCAAATTGGTTATTTGCTAGCACCGAATCAACGAACTCGTCGCTTTGGCAATCGCATTGAGATCAATCAGTATTCGATGCGGGGGTCTGACATCAGTAAGGAGAGATCCGCTTCGACATTGCGGGTGTTGCTGTTGGGGGACTCGATCGCTAACGGGGGTTGGTGGACGGATCGGGACTATGTTATTTCCGAGACGATCGCCGCACAACTGCGATCGTCTGTTCTTGGTAATAAATTTAACCAAATTGAAGTGCTTAATGCCTCGGCTAATTCTTGGGGGCCAAGGAATGAACTTGCTTATATAGAGCGTTTCGGCACGTTTGGCGCTCAAGTAGTAGTTTTGCTGATCAATACAGATGATTTATTTGCTACAGCGCCTACTTCTATACAAGTAGGACGCGATCGCAATTATCCAGAGCGAAAACCTGTGCTAGCTTTGGCGGAAGTGTTTGGCAGGTATGTATTGCCAGCGCCTCAACTGCCGGAGTTGGCAACGGTGAATGCTGAAGAGGGCGATCGCGTTAGCCGTAATTTAGCAGCCATAGAAAAAATTCAGGCGATCGCCCGTCAAAGCAATAGCCATTTTCTACTAGCAATGACACCCTTATTGCGGGAGGTCGGCAGTCCTGGCCCCCGCGATTACGAACTCAAGGAACGTCAGCGTCTGACTGACTTTACCCAAAGTCGGCAAATTATCTACATAGATTTTTTACCCTTGTTCAACTCAGCACAGCTGGCAGAACCTTTATACAGAGACCATATTCACCTCAGCCCTCAAGGGAATCGCCTAGTCAGCGAATCGATTGGCCGCAAGATTTTAGATTTCCAAATTTAG
- a CDS encoding Gfo/Idh/MocA family oxidoreductase, giving the protein MQDSISVRFANAYVQRNQPEPLRIGVIGVGNMGQHHTRVLSLLKDVELVGVADINVERGLDTASKYRVRFFEHYRDLLPHVEAVCIAVPTRLHHAVGMTCLQHGVHVLIEKPIAASIAEAESLVNAAAESGRILQVGHIERFNPAFQELGKVLKTEELLALEAHRMSPYSNRANDVSVVLDLMIHDIDLLLELAAAPVVKLTASGSRASDSGYLDYVTATLGFANGIVATLTASKVTHRKIRRIAAHCKNSLTEADFLNNEILIHRQTTANYMTDYGQVLYRQDGLIEKVYTSNIEPLHAELEHFVNCVRGGNQPSVGGEQALKALRLASLIEQMALDGQVWHSRELERANQPSLKI; this is encoded by the coding sequence GTGCAAGATAGCATCTCCGTGAGATTTGCGAACGCTTACGTGCAACGAAATCAACCGGAACCGTTGCGAATTGGGGTCATCGGGGTGGGCAATATGGGACAGCATCACACCCGTGTTCTCAGTTTACTTAAAGATGTCGAACTGGTAGGTGTCGCCGACATTAACGTCGAGCGCGGTCTGGATACAGCCAGTAAGTATCGAGTTCGCTTTTTTGAACATTATCGAGACCTACTTCCTCATGTGGAAGCAGTCTGCATCGCAGTACCTACCCGACTGCATCATGCAGTCGGAATGACCTGTCTGCAACATGGGGTTCACGTCCTCATCGAAAAACCGATCGCCGCCAGTATTGCCGAAGCTGAATCCCTCGTCAATGCAGCAGCTGAGTCAGGACGAATTCTACAAGTAGGTCACATCGAACGCTTCAATCCAGCTTTTCAGGAGCTCGGCAAAGTGCTGAAAACCGAAGAATTGCTTGCTTTGGAAGCGCACCGTATGAGCCCCTACTCGAATCGGGCCAATGATGTCTCTGTCGTTTTGGATTTAATGATCCACGACATCGACCTGTTGCTGGAATTGGCAGCAGCGCCTGTGGTCAAGCTGACAGCTAGCGGTAGCCGCGCCTCCGATTCTGGCTATTTAGATTATGTGACTGCCACCCTGGGCTTCGCCAATGGCATTGTGGCCACTTTGACGGCCAGCAAGGTCACTCATCGAAAAATCCGTCGCATTGCGGCCCATTGTAAAAACTCTTTGACGGAAGCAGATTTTCTCAACAATGAAATTCTGATTCACCGCCAGACAACGGCCAACTACATGACCGACTACGGTCAAGTACTTTATCGGCAAGACGGTTTGATTGAAAAAGTCTACACCAGCAATATTGAGCCACTCCATGCAGAGTTGGAGCATTTTGTCAACTGCGTGCGGGGCGGCAATCAACCTTCTGTTGGTGGCGAACAAGCTCTCAAAGCCTTGCGCTTAGCAAGTTTAATCGAACAGATGGCACTCGACGGTCAAGTTTGGCATTCGCGAGAATTGGAGCGTGCCAATCAGCCGAGCCTCAAGATATAA
- a CDS encoding alpha/beta hydrolase, with product MRKSQRKLFFKICSTLFIVYTLICVILFFVQPRLIFLPTHNFQKTPDFYKINYKNIYLPVPKNLGGGEIHGWWIQAKKSNLGTLLYLHGRGLNIGSNINQAYRFQQLGFSVFLIDYRGYGKSKGNFPTESQLYQDAEIAWNYLVNQQKIPSDRIFIYGHSLGSAVAIDLAIKHPEAAGLIVQSSFTSMANQIARYPYFRIFPISLLLTNRFDSIKKVKSLRIPALFVHGVDDPMIPYTMSEKLYKAASYRKQLLLVPGAKHNNGDLFFNNNQYRRAIRDFANLSL from the coding sequence ATGCGAAAATCTCAACGAAAACTTTTTTTCAAAATATGCTCAACTTTATTCATTGTTTATACGTTAATTTGCGTTATCCTATTCTTTGTACAGCCACGCTTGATTTTCCTACCAACACATAATTTTCAGAAAACTCCTGACTTCTACAAGATAAATTACAAAAATATTTATTTACCAGTACCTAAAAATTTAGGTGGCGGTGAAATTCACGGTTGGTGGATACAAGCTAAAAAATCAAACTTAGGAACTTTACTTTATTTACACGGCAGAGGATTAAATATTGGTTCTAACATTAACCAAGCTTATCGCTTTCAGCAATTAGGTTTTTCAGTTTTCTTAATTGATTACCGAGGATACGGCAAAAGCAAAGGTAATTTCCCAACAGAATCACAATTATATCAAGATGCAGAAATAGCTTGGAATTATCTCGTAAATCAGCAAAAAATTCCTAGCGATCGCATTTTTATTTACGGTCATTCATTAGGAAGCGCAGTTGCTATTGATTTAGCTATAAAACACCCAGAAGCAGCGGGATTAATCGTCCAAAGCTCCTTCACTTCTATGGCAAATCAAATCGCCCGTTACCCTTACTTTCGGATATTTCCAATCTCGTTACTTTTAACTAATCGCTTTGACTCTATTAAGAAAGTTAAATCTTTACGAATACCTGCCTTATTCGTTCATGGTGTTGACGATCCCATGATTCCTTATACAATGAGCGAAAAACTTTATAAAGCTGCATCTTATCGCAAACAATTGCTGTTAGTTCCAGGTGCAAAACACAACAACGGAGATTTATTTTTTAATAATAATCAATACCGTAGAGCTATTCGTGATTTTGCTAATTTATCTCTATAA
- a CDS encoding (2Fe-2S) ferredoxin domain-containing protein, whose product MKSERALQNDSTTSKKVLICQSKTCSKQGAAKVLAAFEEHPVAGVTIASTVCLGQCGQGPMVLIQPEKIWYNRVLPEEVATIIDRHLQGGKPVKSMLYAKFHPQVKD is encoded by the coding sequence ATGAAATCAGAACGCGCATTGCAAAATGATTCAACTACTAGCAAAAAAGTGCTGATCTGCCAAAGTAAAACTTGTTCCAAACAAGGCGCAGCCAAAGTTTTAGCTGCTTTTGAGGAACACCCTGTTGCTGGGGTAACGATCGCTTCTACCGTTTGCCTGGGACAATGCGGCCAAGGCCCGATGGTGCTAATCCAACCGGAGAAAATCTGGTATAATCGCGTACTGCCAGAGGAAGTAGCGACTATTATCGATCGACACTTGCAGGGCGGAAAACCAGTCAAATCGATGTTGTATGCTAAATTTCATCCGCAAGTAAAAGATTAG
- the ygfZ gene encoding CAF17-like 4Fe-4S cluster assembly/insertion protein YgfZ — protein MIEALRDVEVSIGAKFEDSVAVSFGNDAAAILAVQEGVALCDRSHWGRILVGDADRLRFLHNQSTNDFQKLKPGEGCDTVFVTSTARTIDLATGYVLEDAVLLLVSPNRRDKLMKWLDQYIFFADKVKLTDITDDTATFSLIGPQSDAILEKLGAESIIGQAYASHQLLPILPNPSSEAGDKVEVRVAVGSGLAIPGYTLIVPAGDAAKVWSNLVQAGAVPMGSSIWEQLRIEQGRPVPDRELTEDYNPLEAGLWQTISFSKGCYIGQETIARLNTYKGVKQQLWGIRLQAPAEPGSIITVGDEKVGKLTSYTESDRGCFGLGYVRTKAGGKGLKVQVGGTEGEVVDVPFITHE, from the coding sequence ATGATTGAGGCATTGCGAGATGTAGAAGTATCAATTGGAGCGAAATTTGAGGATTCGGTAGCTGTTAGTTTTGGCAATGATGCGGCAGCTATTTTGGCGGTACAAGAAGGGGTGGCTTTGTGCGATCGCTCTCACTGGGGTAGAATTCTGGTTGGCGATGCAGATCGACTGCGATTTTTGCACAACCAAAGTACCAACGATTTCCAGAAACTCAAACCAGGAGAAGGTTGCGATACTGTTTTTGTCACCTCTACAGCTCGCACAATCGATTTAGCCACTGGCTATGTGTTGGAAGATGCTGTGTTGCTGCTGGTTTCACCCAATCGCCGCGACAAGTTGATGAAATGGTTAGACCAATATATCTTTTTCGCAGATAAGGTCAAGTTAACCGATATTACAGATGATACGGCTACTTTTAGTTTGATTGGGCCCCAAAGCGATGCGATTTTGGAAAAGTTGGGGGCTGAGTCAATTATCGGTCAAGCTTACGCCAGTCATCAATTATTGCCGATTTTGCCTAACCCCTCTTCCGAAGCGGGGGATAAAGTTGAGGTTCGCGTTGCTGTCGGTAGCGGTTTGGCAATACCGGGATACACTTTAATTGTTCCTGCTGGCGATGCGGCAAAAGTTTGGAGTAACTTAGTGCAAGCGGGTGCTGTGCCTATGGGCTCTAGCATTTGGGAACAATTAAGAATAGAACAAGGACGCCCAGTACCCGATCGCGAACTAACTGAGGATTACAATCCTTTAGAGGCGGGACTGTGGCAAACAATTTCCTTTAGTAAAGGTTGCTACATCGGTCAAGAAACTATTGCCCGATTGAACACTTATAAAGGAGTCAAGCAACAACTTTGGGGTATTCGTCTGCAAGCACCTGCCGAACCAGGTAGCATTATTACTGTTGGAGATGAAAAAGTCGGTAAACTTACCAGCTATACGGAAAGCGATCGAGGTTGCTTCGGACTGGGTTATGTTCGTACAAAAGCTGGCGGTAAAGGACTGAAAGTGCAGGTAGGAGGAACGGAAGGTGAAGTAGTAGATGTACCTTTTATTACTCACGAATAA
- the queC gene encoding 7-cyano-7-deazaguanine synthase QueC, giving the protein MVKAVILLSGGLDSSTVLYQAKADGCDCYALSFDYRQRHRRELEAARAIALSAGIAEHQMVNFDLRLWGGSALTDVKIDLPSDRSLADMSQNIPITYVPARNTIFLSFGLAYAEAIGAQRVYIGVNALDYSGYPDCRPDYIQAMQEVFRLGTKQGREGEAIKIITPLINLKKTEIIQLGNSLAVPWEKTWSCYAGEELACGVCDSCQLRLAAFAELGLKDMLPYSILKQF; this is encoded by the coding sequence GTGGTAAAAGCGGTTATTTTGCTGTCTGGGGGGTTGGATTCGTCAACCGTTCTATATCAAGCAAAGGCTGATGGATGCGATTGTTACGCTCTTTCGTTTGATTATCGACAGCGCCATCGGCGGGAGTTGGAAGCGGCAAGGGCGATCGCTTTGTCTGCTGGTATCGCAGAACACCAAATGGTCAACTTTGATTTGCGCCTGTGGGGTGGTTCTGCTCTCACGGATGTAAAGATTGATTTACCTAGCGATCGCTCTCTCGCTGATATGTCTCAAAATATCCCCATCACTTATGTGCCAGCCCGCAATACCATATTTTTGAGTTTTGGGCTAGCTTATGCGGAAGCCATAGGTGCCCAACGAGTTTACATCGGCGTCAATGCTTTAGATTATTCCGGTTATCCAGATTGCCGTCCCGATTATATCCAGGCAATGCAGGAAGTGTTTCGCTTGGGCACGAAACAAGGTCGGGAAGGAGAAGCAATAAAAATTATAACGCCTTTGATTAATTTAAAGAAAACCGAGATTATTCAATTAGGAAATAGCTTAGCTGTACCTTGGGAAAAAACTTGGTCTTGCTACGCTGGCGAAGAATTGGCTTGTGGAGTTTGCGATTCTTGTCAGTTGCGTTTGGCAGCTTTTGCCGAATTGGGATTAAAAGATATGCTGCCTTATTCAATCCTGAAACAATTTTAA
- the thiC gene encoding phosphomethylpyrimidine synthase: protein MRTEWVAKRRGQSNVSQMHYARQGVITEEMQHVALRENLPADLIRDEVARGRMIIPANINHTNLEPMCIGIASKCKVNANIGASPNSSGIEEELTKLKQAVKYGADTVMDLSTGGGNLDEIRTAIINASPVPIGTVPIYQALESVHGKMENLTPDDFLHIIEKHAQQGVDYMTIHAGILIEYLPLVKSRITGIVSRGGGIIARWMLHHHKQNPLYTHFADIIEIFKKYDVSFSLGDSLRPGCTHDASDAAQLAELKTLGKLTRKAWEHNVQVMVEGPGHVPMDQIEFNVKKQMEECSEAPFYVLGPLVTDIAPGYDHITSAIGAAMAGWYGTAMLCYVTPKEHLGLPNAEDVRNGLIAYKIAAHAADIARRRPGARDRDDELSKARYNFDWNRQFELALDPDRAKEYHDETLPADIYKTAEFCSMCGPKFCPMQTKVDAEALEELEKFLAKEPVVQG, encoded by the coding sequence ATGCGTACCGAATGGGTAGCGAAGCGTCGCGGGCAAAGTAACGTTTCTCAAATGCACTACGCCCGCCAAGGCGTTATCACTGAAGAAATGCAACACGTCGCCCTACGGGAAAATCTCCCAGCTGACTTGATTCGCGACGAAGTGGCACGGGGACGAATGATTATCCCCGCCAATATCAATCACACTAACTTAGAGCCCATGTGCATCGGCATCGCCTCTAAGTGTAAAGTTAACGCCAACATCGGCGCTTCCCCCAACTCCTCCGGTATTGAGGAAGAACTGACTAAACTGAAACAAGCGGTGAAATACGGTGCCGATACCGTGATGGACTTATCCACCGGCGGCGGTAATTTGGATGAAATTCGCACTGCCATTATCAACGCTTCCCCAGTTCCCATCGGTACTGTTCCGATTTACCAAGCATTAGAAAGCGTTCACGGCAAAATGGAAAATTTGACGCCGGATGACTTTCTGCACATCATCGAAAAGCACGCCCAACAAGGCGTAGATTACATGACGATTCACGCGGGTATTCTAATTGAATACTTGCCTTTGGTGAAAAGTCGCATTACCGGAATAGTTTCTCGCGGTGGCGGTATCATCGCCCGGTGGATGCTGCATCACCACAAACAAAATCCTCTCTACACCCACTTCGCAGATATCATCGAAATCTTCAAGAAATACGATGTTTCTTTCAGTTTAGGCGATTCTCTCCGTCCCGGTTGCACTCACGATGCTTCGGATGCTGCCCAACTTGCGGAATTGAAAACTCTGGGCAAACTCACCCGCAAAGCTTGGGAACATAACGTACAGGTGATGGTGGAAGGGCCAGGTCACGTACCGATGGATCAAATTGAATTTAATGTCAAGAAGCAAATGGAAGAGTGTTCGGAAGCACCTTTCTACGTGCTGGGGCCATTGGTAACAGATATTGCTCCCGGTTACGACCATATCACTTCTGCGATCGGTGCGGCGATGGCTGGTTGGTACGGTACGGCGATGCTGTGCTATGTAACACCAAAAGAACACTTAGGTTTGCCGAATGCAGAAGACGTGCGAAATGGGTTAATTGCTTATAAAATAGCTGCCCATGCTGCCGATATTGCCCGCCGTCGTCCGGGCGCACGCGATCGCGATGATGAACTCTCCAAAGCGCGTTACAATTTCGATTGGAACCGCCAATTCGAGTTAGCATTAGATCCCGATCGAGCCAAAGAATATCACGACGAAACTCTCCCAGCAGATATCTACAAAACCGCTGAATTCTGCTCGATGTGCGGCCCGAAATTCTGCCCGATGCAGACAAAAGTTGACGCCGAAGCATTAGAAGAATTGGAGAAGTTTTTGGCTAAAGAGCCAGTAGTTCAAGGTTAA